One window of Solwaraspora sp. WMMA2056 genomic DNA carries:
- the rfbC gene encoding dTDP-4-dehydrorhamnose 3,5-epimerase — protein sequence MKLRELEVPGAWEVTTAQHGDPRGLFMEWYRFEHLAEAVGHPLRLAQGNLSVSARDVVRGIHFADVPPGQAKYVTCVRGAVVDVIVDLRVGSPTFGRWTAVRLDDVDRRAVYLSEGLGHGFCAMTDDATLNYLCSTTYNPQAEHAVHPLDPDLAIDWPTGSPQLSARDAAAPTLAQARADGLLPDYARCQEFVTRLNTEDSPYASPQ from the coding sequence ATGAAGCTCCGCGAACTGGAGGTCCCGGGCGCGTGGGAGGTCACCACCGCGCAGCACGGCGACCCGCGTGGACTGTTCATGGAGTGGTACCGCTTCGAACACCTGGCCGAGGCGGTCGGCCATCCGCTGCGGCTCGCCCAGGGCAATCTGTCGGTGTCCGCACGCGACGTGGTGCGTGGCATCCACTTCGCCGACGTGCCGCCCGGCCAGGCCAAGTACGTGACCTGCGTGCGGGGTGCGGTGGTCGACGTCATCGTGGACCTGCGGGTCGGATCGCCGACTTTCGGCCGGTGGACGGCGGTACGGCTCGACGACGTGGACCGCCGGGCGGTGTACCTCAGCGAGGGGCTCGGGCACGGGTTCTGCGCCATGACCGACGACGCCACCCTGAATTACCTCTGCTCGACGACGTACAACCCGCAGGCCGAGCACGCGGTGCACCCGCTCGACCCGGACCTGGCCATCGACTGGCCGACCGGGTCGCCGCAGCTGTCCGCCAGGGACGCGGCGGCGCCGACCCTGGCGCAGGCCCGCGCCGACGGACTGCTGCCGGACTACGCGCGGTGTCAGGAGTTCGTCACCCGCTTGAACACCGAAGATTCACCGTACGCATCGCCGCAGTGA
- the rfbA gene encoding glucose-1-phosphate thymidylyltransferase RfbA, giving the protein MRGILLAGGTGSRLWPITRAVSKQLMPVFDKPMIYYPLSTLITSGVKEILVVTTPDDQPQFQRLLGDGSQFGLRLAYRSQPRPEGIAQAFVLGADFIADEAVALILGDNIFHGVGLGRQLSDHGGLVGGLIFAYPVANPQAYGVVDFDAAGRVLSIEEKPQRPRSRYAVPGLYFYDNRVVEIAAGLAPSARGELEITAVNEAYRRAGQLSVTVLDRGTAWLDTGTFASMMQAAEFVRVIEERQGMKIGCVEEVAWRAGLIDDGQLRTLAEPLTKSGYGDYLLSLLDERYDRRLTGADTGEEDR; this is encoded by the coding sequence GTGCGTGGAATCCTACTCGCCGGTGGCACCGGATCGCGGTTGTGGCCTATTACCCGTGCGGTGTCGAAGCAGCTCATGCCGGTCTTCGACAAGCCAATGATCTACTATCCCCTCTCCACCTTGATCACGTCCGGCGTCAAGGAGATTCTGGTCGTCACCACCCCGGACGACCAGCCGCAGTTTCAGCGGTTGCTCGGTGACGGGTCACAGTTCGGGCTACGGTTGGCCTACCGGTCCCAGCCCCGGCCCGAAGGCATCGCGCAGGCGTTCGTCCTGGGTGCGGACTTCATCGCTGACGAGGCGGTGGCGTTGATTCTCGGCGACAACATCTTCCACGGTGTCGGCCTGGGGCGGCAGCTGTCCGACCACGGCGGCCTCGTCGGTGGGCTGATCTTCGCCTACCCGGTGGCGAATCCGCAGGCGTACGGGGTGGTCGACTTCGACGCCGCCGGCCGGGTGCTGTCGATCGAGGAGAAACCGCAGCGGCCCCGGTCGCGGTACGCGGTACCGGGGCTGTACTTCTACGACAACCGGGTCGTGGAGATCGCCGCGGGGTTGGCCCCGAGCGCCCGGGGCGAGTTGGAGATCACCGCCGTCAACGAGGCCTACCGCCGGGCCGGGCAGCTCTCGGTCACCGTCCTGGACCGGGGCACCGCCTGGTTGGACACCGGCACCTTCGCCTCGATGATGCAGGCGGCGGAGTTCGTCCGGGTCATCGAGGAGCGCCAGGGCATGAAGATCGGCTGCGTCGAGGAGGTCGCCTGGCGGGCCGGGTTGATCGATGACGGCCAGCTACGGACGCTGGCCGAGCCGCTGACCAAGAGCGGGTACGGCGACTACCTGCTGAGCCTGCTCGATGAGCGGTACGACCGTCGGCTCACCGGGGCCGATACCGGCGAGGAGGACCGATGA
- a CDS encoding class I SAM-dependent methyltransferase produces MGIGTFVRHRLGRLEIPAAELYRRFFIDLDHLGGRVAALHPAKRILEVGCGDGALAQRLTTVFPTAEYLGIDPAATAGRLYRGDPARAEFRRQDIAMLAAGQPDPFDLVVIVDVLHHIPATARPAVLRHAAALTAAGGLLLVKEWARDRPVAGRLAYWADRYVTGDRDVEFMTEAQLATLLGGTLPEFTRTTLAPIPPWRENVLVALERTTDSAGPGRGAVA; encoded by the coding sequence GTGGGGATCGGCACCTTCGTCCGACACCGGCTGGGCCGGTTGGAGATACCGGCCGCCGAACTGTACCGCCGCTTCTTCATCGACCTCGACCACCTGGGCGGCCGCGTCGCGGCGCTGCACCCGGCGAAACGGATCCTGGAGGTCGGTTGCGGCGACGGGGCGCTGGCCCAGCGGCTCACCACGGTCTTCCCCACCGCCGAATACCTCGGCATCGACCCGGCGGCGACCGCCGGTCGGCTCTACCGCGGCGATCCCGCCCGCGCCGAGTTCCGCCGCCAGGACATCGCCATGCTGGCGGCCGGGCAGCCCGACCCGTTCGACCTGGTCGTCATCGTCGACGTGCTGCACCACATCCCGGCCACCGCCCGCCCAGCGGTGCTGCGGCACGCCGCCGCGCTGACCGCCGCCGGCGGACTCCTGCTGGTCAAGGAGTGGGCCCGGGACCGGCCGGTCGCGGGCCGGCTGGCCTACTGGGCCGACCGCTACGTCACCGGCGACCGCGACGTCGAGTTCATGACCGAGGCGCAGCTGGCAACGCTGCTGGGCGGGACTTTGCCGGAATTCACCCGGACCACCCTGGCGCCGATTCCGCCGTGGCGGGAGAACGTTCTGGTCGCGTTGGAGCGGACTACCGACAGTGCGGGCCCGGGTCGCGGTGCGGTCGCGTAG
- the rfbB gene encoding dTDP-glucose 4,6-dehydratase — protein MRILVTGGAGFIGSEFVRMLLTDPETAGVAPSGVTVLDKLTYSGNLANLDPVRDDPRLRFVQADICDAAAVDRALPDHDMVVHFAAESHVDRSISGAAEFVTTNVLGTQTLLDAAMRHGVGRFVHVSTDEVYGSIEDGSWTEDWPLSPNSPYSASKAGSDLLALAYHRTHGMDVVVTRCSNNYGPYQFPEKVIPLFVTNLLDGGTVPLYGDGGNIRDWLHVRDHCVGIALVAAGGRAGEVYHIGGGTELTNKELTGRLLDACGVGWDRVVPVTDRKGHDRRYSLDIGKISRELGYTPSVTLDEGLADTVRWYRENRAWWEPLKKPVAK, from the coding sequence GTGAGGATCCTCGTCACCGGCGGTGCCGGCTTCATCGGTTCCGAATTCGTCCGTATGCTGCTCACCGACCCGGAAACGGCGGGGGTGGCCCCCAGCGGCGTCACAGTGCTGGACAAGTTGACCTACTCCGGCAATCTCGCCAACCTCGACCCGGTCCGTGACGACCCGCGGCTGCGGTTCGTCCAGGCCGACATCTGCGACGCCGCCGCAGTCGACCGGGCCCTGCCAGACCATGACATGGTGGTGCACTTCGCGGCGGAGTCGCACGTCGACCGCTCGATCTCCGGGGCGGCCGAGTTCGTCACCACCAACGTGCTCGGCACCCAGACACTGCTCGACGCGGCGATGCGTCACGGTGTCGGCCGGTTCGTCCACGTCTCCACCGACGAGGTGTACGGGTCGATCGAGGACGGGTCGTGGACGGAGGACTGGCCGCTGTCGCCGAACTCGCCGTACTCGGCCTCCAAGGCCGGCTCCGACCTGCTGGCCCTGGCCTACCACCGCACCCACGGGATGGACGTGGTGGTGACCCGCTGTTCCAACAACTACGGGCCCTACCAGTTCCCGGAGAAGGTCATCCCGCTGTTCGTCACCAACCTGCTCGACGGTGGCACGGTGCCGCTGTACGGCGACGGCGGCAACATCCGGGACTGGCTGCACGTCCGCGACCACTGTGTGGGCATCGCACTGGTGGCGGCGGGCGGGCGGGCCGGCGAGGTCTACCACATCGGCGGTGGCACCGAGTTGACCAACAAGGAGCTGACCGGACGGCTGCTCGACGCCTGCGGGGTCGGCTGGGACCGAGTGGTTCCGGTCACCGACCGCAAGGGCCACGACCGTCGCTACTCGCTCGACATCGGCAAGATCTCCCGCGAACTCGGCTACACGCCGAGCGTCACCCTCGACGAAGGGCTGGCCGACACGGTCCGCTGGTACCGGGAGAACCGTGCCTGGTGGGAGCCGCTCAAGAAGCCCGTGGCGAAGTGA
- the rfbD gene encoding dTDP-4-dehydrorhamnose reductase, with the protein MSAPDRWLVTGAGGMLGLDLLAVLADQPDPVAVTACTRAELDITDPAAVAAAVDGHRVVINAAAWTDVDGAETAEPAATAVNGTGVAHLAQACAERGTVLVHVSTDYVFAGDGRSPYPEDAPTTPVNAYGRSKLVGEQAVTRLLPDTGYVVRTAWLYGAHGPNFVATMLRLAGQRDHLDVVDDQHGQPTWSYALAERLVALARVARAGAAPAGIYHGTASGQTTWCGLAREAFALRGLDPDRIRPTDSGQFRRPAARPAYSVLGHQRWALAGLPAMADWRSMLSAALRDPRFVG; encoded by the coding sequence GTGAGCGCGCCGGACCGATGGCTGGTCACCGGGGCTGGCGGGATGCTCGGCCTCGACCTGCTCGCCGTCCTCGCCGACCAGCCCGACCCGGTGGCGGTGACCGCCTGCACCCGCGCCGAACTGGACATCACCGACCCGGCCGCCGTCGCGGCGGCCGTCGACGGACACCGGGTGGTCATCAACGCCGCCGCCTGGACCGATGTGGACGGCGCGGAGACCGCCGAGCCGGCGGCCACCGCCGTCAACGGCACCGGGGTCGCCCATCTGGCGCAGGCCTGCGCCGAGCGGGGCACCGTCCTGGTCCACGTCTCGACCGACTACGTGTTCGCCGGTGACGGGCGGTCGCCGTACCCGGAGGACGCCCCGACCACGCCGGTCAACGCGTACGGACGCAGCAAGCTCGTCGGCGAGCAGGCGGTCACCCGGCTCCTGCCGGATACCGGCTACGTCGTACGCACCGCCTGGCTCTACGGTGCCCACGGCCCGAACTTCGTCGCCACGATGCTGCGGCTGGCCGGCCAGCGCGACCACCTCGACGTGGTCGACGACCAGCACGGCCAGCCGACCTGGTCGTACGCGCTCGCCGAACGGCTGGTCGCGCTGGCCCGGGTGGCGCGGGCCGGAGCCGCGCCAGCCGGGATCTACCACGGTACGGCCAGCGGCCAGACCACCTGGTGCGGCCTGGCCCGGGAAGCGTTCGCGCTGCGTGGACTCGACCCGGACCGGATCCGCCCCACCGACAGCGGTCAGTTCCGTCGACCCGCCGCCCGACCGGCGTACTCGGTCCTCGGACATCAGCGTTGGGCGCTCGCCGGACTCCCCGCCATGGCAGACTGGCGGAGCATGCTCTCCGCTGCGCTGCGTGACCCCCGGTTCGTCGGCTGA
- a CDS encoding glycosyltransferase: MSASNPEQDSTGLPRVSAIVLAWGAEPLLRRSVEALLHSAKVDVDVVLVDNGCTTDDVTHLREVPGVSVVGHGENVGFSAGCNLGVEASTGEYVALINGDAVVEPTTLARLVEELADPSIGIAAGAVRLADEPELLNSSGNEVHVLGLSWIGGFRQRETRTEPTETAGAMGACLVTRRTHWDRLGGFDPHYFAYHEDADLSLRTWRVGLRVVNVPDAVALHRYEFSRNSFKFYLVERNRVMFVVTLWGARSLVLLGPPLLALELAMLALAAKDGWLRDKLRGYRWLWQHRRHLRHRRAQLQAERTVADRVWMRVLTDRLDTPLINPPGTPVFNAAMSAYWRLVRRWV; encoded by the coding sequence ATGTCGGCAAGCAATCCTGAGCAGGACTCCACCGGACTCCCACGGGTCAGCGCGATCGTGCTGGCCTGGGGCGCGGAGCCGCTGCTGCGGCGCAGCGTGGAGGCGCTGCTGCACTCGGCGAAGGTCGACGTCGACGTCGTACTGGTCGACAACGGATGCACCACCGACGACGTCACCCACCTGCGGGAGGTCCCCGGGGTGAGCGTGGTCGGCCACGGTGAGAACGTCGGCTTCTCGGCCGGCTGCAACCTCGGCGTCGAGGCTTCCACCGGCGAGTACGTGGCGTTGATCAACGGCGACGCGGTGGTCGAACCGACCACCCTGGCTCGTCTGGTCGAGGAGCTCGCCGATCCCAGCATCGGCATCGCCGCCGGGGCGGTACGCCTGGCCGACGAGCCTGAGCTGTTGAACTCCAGCGGCAACGAGGTCCACGTGCTCGGCCTGAGCTGGATCGGCGGGTTCCGTCAGCGGGAGACCCGCACCGAACCGACCGAGACGGCCGGCGCGATGGGCGCCTGCCTGGTGACCCGACGGACCCACTGGGACCGGCTCGGCGGGTTCGACCCGCACTACTTCGCCTACCACGAGGACGCCGACCTGTCGTTGCGCACCTGGCGGGTCGGCCTTCGGGTGGTCAACGTACCGGACGCGGTGGCGTTGCACCGCTACGAGTTCAGCCGCAACAGCTTCAAGTTCTACCTGGTGGAACGTAACCGGGTGATGTTCGTCGTGACCCTGTGGGGGGCCCGCTCACTGGTCCTGCTCGGCCCGCCGTTGCTGGCACTGGAGTTGGCGATGCTGGCGTTGGCCGCCAAGGACGGATGGTTGCGGGACAAGCTCCGTGGCTACCGCTGGCTGTGGCAGCACCGGCGGCATCTGCGACACCGGCGGGCCCAGCTGCAGGCCGAACGGACCGTCGCCGACCGGGTCTGGATGCGGGTGCTCACCGACCGGCTGGACACCCCGCTGATCAACCCACCGGGCACGCCGGTGTTCAACGCCGCGATGTCGGCCTACTGGCGGCTGGTGCGCCGCTGGGTGTGA
- the prcA gene encoding proteasome subunit alpha, translating to MAMQFYASPEQIMRDRSELARKGIARGRSALVLSYEGGVLFVAENLSSALHKVSEIYDRIGFAAVGRYNEFENLRRAGVRMADLNGLSYDRRDVTGLALANAYAQTLGAIFTEQSKPFEVEICVAEVGLEPAADEIYRLTYDGSVTDEPGCMAMGGHAEAITGTLRADHRADMPLADAISLAVRSLAGVGAENGTTRSLAANQLEVAVLDRRRRGRTFRRVTGAALTALLDGETTADPASDDDEAASRTDGPRLPGSAADKPTSSAASADLEDTAGSADTDQD from the coding sequence GTGGCAATGCAGTTCTACGCCTCGCCCGAGCAGATCATGCGGGACCGTTCCGAGCTGGCCCGCAAGGGCATCGCCCGGGGCCGCAGCGCACTCGTGCTCAGCTACGAGGGCGGGGTCCTCTTCGTCGCGGAGAACCTGTCCAGCGCGCTGCACAAGGTGAGTGAGATCTACGACCGGATCGGGTTCGCCGCGGTCGGCCGCTACAACGAGTTCGAGAACCTGCGGCGGGCCGGGGTGCGGATGGCCGACCTCAACGGCCTGAGCTACGACCGGCGCGATGTCACCGGGCTGGCGCTCGCCAACGCGTACGCGCAGACCCTCGGTGCCATCTTCACCGAGCAGTCCAAGCCGTTCGAGGTCGAGATCTGCGTCGCCGAGGTGGGCCTGGAGCCGGCGGCGGACGAGATCTACCGGCTTACCTACGACGGCTCGGTGACCGACGAGCCCGGCTGCATGGCGATGGGTGGGCACGCCGAGGCGATCACCGGCACGCTGCGGGCGGACCATCGGGCGGACATGCCGCTGGCTGACGCGATCTCGCTCGCGGTGCGTTCGCTCGCTGGCGTCGGCGCGGAGAACGGCACGACCCGTAGCCTTGCCGCCAATCAACTCGAGGTGGCGGTGCTCGACCGGCGTCGTCGTGGGCGGACGTTCCGGCGGGTGACCGGTGCCGCGCTCACCGCGCTGCTCGACGGCGAAACGACCGCCGACCCGGCGTCGGACGACGACGAGGCGGCGAGCCGGACGGACGGCCCGCGGCTGCCCGGGTCCGCAGCGGACAAGCCGACCTCGTCGGCGGCCTCCGCCGACCTGGAGGACACGGCGGGGTCCGCCGACACCGACCAGGACTGA
- the prcB gene encoding proteasome subunit beta: MAAGFDPSGRLPDVFTNAGTSSFTQFLAMAAPELLPGRRPLPPGLSADVAPHATTIVTLVTADGVVMAGDRRATMGNLIANRDIEKVHPADAYSLIGIAGTAGIGIELMRLFQVELEHYEKMEGAVLSLDGKANRLASMIRNNLGAALQGLAVVPLFAGYDLAATDPATAGRIFSFDVTGGPYETTGYDAIGSGSLFAKAALKKRYRSGLSSAEAVRLAVEALYDAADDDTATGGPDLTRRIFPVVMTATAEGTHRLTDAESAEIAEAVVAARTENPGG; this comes from the coding sequence GTGGCAGCGGGATTCGATCCATCCGGGCGCCTACCGGACGTGTTCACCAACGCGGGGACGTCCTCCTTCACCCAGTTCCTGGCGATGGCCGCACCCGAGCTGCTGCCGGGGCGCCGCCCGCTGCCGCCCGGGCTCAGTGCCGACGTCGCGCCGCACGCCACCACGATCGTCACCCTCGTCACCGCCGACGGTGTCGTGATGGCCGGTGACCGGCGGGCGACGATGGGCAACCTGATCGCCAACCGGGACATCGAGAAGGTGCATCCGGCCGACGCGTACTCGCTGATCGGCATCGCCGGCACGGCCGGCATCGGCATCGAGCTGATGCGGCTGTTCCAGGTCGAGCTGGAGCACTACGAGAAGATGGAGGGCGCGGTCCTCTCCCTCGACGGAAAGGCGAACCGCCTCGCCTCGATGATCCGCAACAATCTCGGGGCCGCCCTGCAGGGCCTGGCAGTGGTGCCGCTGTTCGCCGGCTACGACCTGGCCGCCACCGACCCCGCCACGGCGGGCCGGATCTTCAGCTTCGACGTGACCGGCGGCCCGTACGAGACGACCGGCTACGACGCGATCGGTTCAGGTTCGCTGTTCGCCAAGGCCGCGTTGAAGAAGCGCTACCGGTCCGGGCTCAGCAGCGCCGAGGCGGTCCGGCTCGCGGTCGAGGCACTCTACGACGCCGCCGACGACGACACCGCCACCGGCGGCCCGGACCTCACCCGCCGGATCTTCCCGGTGGTGATGACCGCGACCGCCGAGGGCACTCATCGGCTCACCGACGCGGAGTCCGCCGAGATCGCTGAGGCCGTCGTCGCCGCGCGTACCGAGAATCCCGGCGGCTGA
- a CDS encoding ubiquitin-like protein Pup has product MATRDNAGQSQSGKTRRAEEVDEAVTEVDPEVAQRHAEITEDVDDLLDEIDSVLEENAEEFVRGYVQKGGQ; this is encoded by the coding sequence ATGGCTACCCGTGACAACGCAGGGCAGTCCCAGTCCGGCAAGACCCGCCGGGCCGAGGAGGTCGACGAGGCGGTCACCGAGGTCGACCCCGAGGTCGCACAGCGGCACGCGGAGATCACCGAGGACGTCGACGACCTGCTCGACGAGATCGACTCGGTCCTCGAGGAGAACGCCGAGGAGTTCGTCCGGGGGTACGTCCAGAAGGGCGGCCAGTAG
- the dop gene encoding depupylase/deamidase Dop, translating into MSVRRIMGTEVEYGISVPGQPGANPMVTSSQVVNAYGARPELNRGGRARWDYEEESPLRDARGFTYSGAAYDPAEALADEDLGLANVILTNGARLYVDHAHPEYSTPEVTNPRDLVRWDKAGERVMAEAARRAATIPGAHPIQLYKNNTDNKGASYGAHENYLMRRQTPFADIVAYLTPFFVTRQIVCGAGRVGIGQDGGHAGFQISQRADFFEVEVGLETTLKRPIINTRDEPHADADKYRRLHVIIGDANLSEISTYLKVGTTSLILTMIEEKALGADLGIADPVAELKAVSHDPSLSHLMRLRDGRRLTALDLQWAFFERVKAFVADRYGDDVDDATADVLDRWEDVLDRLGRDVLSCASDLDWVAKLRLLEGYREREGLTWASPKLQLVDLQYADVRPEKGLYHRLVSRGAMRTLLDDAETRSAMVEPPEDTRAYFRGRCLAQYASEVVAASWDSVIFDVGRESLVRVPMMEPERGTRAHVGALFDRCASAKDLLEALTNS; encoded by the coding sequence ATGAGTGTGCGGCGGATCATGGGCACCGAGGTGGAGTACGGCATCTCCGTACCCGGCCAGCCCGGAGCCAACCCGATGGTGACCTCCTCGCAGGTGGTCAACGCCTACGGCGCCCGGCCCGAGTTGAACCGGGGCGGCCGGGCCCGGTGGGACTACGAGGAGGAGTCGCCGCTGCGTGACGCCCGCGGCTTCACGTACTCGGGTGCGGCGTACGACCCGGCCGAGGCGCTCGCCGACGAGGACCTGGGCCTGGCCAACGTGATCCTCACCAACGGTGCCCGGCTCTATGTCGACCACGCACACCCGGAGTACTCCACCCCCGAGGTGACCAACCCGCGTGACCTGGTCCGGTGGGACAAGGCGGGGGAGCGGGTGATGGCCGAGGCGGCCCGTCGCGCGGCGACCATCCCCGGCGCCCACCCGATCCAGCTGTACAAGAACAACACCGACAACAAGGGTGCCAGCTACGGCGCGCACGAGAACTACCTGATGCGGCGGCAGACGCCGTTCGCCGACATCGTCGCGTATCTGACACCGTTCTTCGTCACCCGGCAGATCGTCTGCGGCGCGGGTCGGGTCGGCATCGGTCAGGACGGCGGGCACGCCGGGTTCCAGATCTCCCAGCGGGCCGACTTCTTCGAGGTCGAGGTCGGCCTGGAGACCACGCTGAAGCGGCCGATCATCAACACCCGCGACGAGCCGCACGCCGATGCGGACAAGTACCGCCGGCTGCACGTGATCATCGGTGACGCGAACCTGTCGGAGATCTCCACGTACCTCAAGGTCGGCACCACGTCGCTGATCCTGACCATGATCGAGGAGAAGGCGCTCGGCGCCGACCTCGGCATCGCCGATCCGGTCGCCGAGCTCAAGGCGGTCAGTCACGACCCGTCGCTGTCGCACCTGATGCGGCTGCGTGACGGGCGGCGGCTGACCGCGCTCGACCTGCAGTGGGCATTCTTCGAGCGGGTGAAGGCCTTTGTCGCCGACCGGTACGGCGACGACGTCGACGACGCCACGGCCGACGTGCTCGACCGGTGGGAGGACGTCCTGGACCGGCTCGGCCGCGACGTGCTGTCCTGCGCGTCCGACCTCGACTGGGTCGCGAAGTTGCGGCTGCTCGAGGGCTACCGGGAACGGGAAGGGCTGACCTGGGCGTCGCCGAAGCTGCAACTGGTCGATCTGCAGTACGCCGACGTCCGACCGGAGAAGGGCCTCTACCACCGACTGGTCAGCCGGGGCGCGATGCGGACCCTGCTCGACGACGCCGAGACCCGCAGCGCCATGGTCGAACCGCCGGAGGACACCCGGGCCTACTTCCGGGGCCGCTGCCTGGCCCAGTACGCCTCGGAGGTCGTCGCGGCCAGCTGGGATTCGGTCATCTTCGACGTCGGTCGCGAGTCGCTGGTCCGGGTGCCGATGATGGAACCCGAGCGGGGTACCCGGGCACATGTCGGTGCACTGTTCGACCGCTGCGCCAGCGCGAAGGACCTGCTGGAAGCGCTCACCAACAGTTGA
- the arc gene encoding proteasome ATPase, producing MARSDDADSRAARWEKEAHDLSTQVAFLQEELALVRRKLTESPRHVRQLEERLAAAQAQLARLTENNERLVATLKEARAQIVTLKEEIDRLAQPPSGYGVFLARHADGTVDVFTGGRKLRVALSPSLDADELQRGQEVLLNDALNVVDAFGYERVGEVVMLKELLDNPTGEASDRALVISHADEERVVHLAETLVGAALRAGDSLMIEPRSAYAYERIPKSEVEELVLEEVPDVDYTDIGGLHSQIEQIRDAVELPFLHAELFREHQLRPPKGILLYGPPGCGKTLIAKAVANSLAKKIAERRGEEKHTSFFLNIKGPELLNKYVGETERHIRLIFQRAREKAGEGTPVIVFFDEMDSVFRTRGSGVSSDVENTIVPQLLSEIDGVEGLENVIVIGASNREDMIDPAILRPGRLDVKIKIERPDAEAAKDIFSKYILTGLPLHADDLAEHGNDPQATVSAMIDAVVLRMYSETDENRFLEVTYANGDKEVLYFKDFNSGAMIQNIVDRGKKMAIKEFLTSGRKGLRLQHLLDACVDEFRENEDLPNTTNPDDWARISGKKGERIVYIRTLVSGGKGTEAGRSIETASNTGQYL from the coding sequence GTGGCACGCAGCGACGACGCGGACTCGCGCGCCGCACGGTGGGAGAAGGAGGCCCACGATCTCTCCACCCAGGTCGCGTTTCTTCAAGAGGAACTCGCTCTGGTGCGGCGCAAGTTGACCGAAAGCCCCCGACACGTCCGGCAGCTCGAGGAACGGCTGGCGGCAGCGCAGGCGCAGCTGGCCCGACTGACCGAGAACAACGAACGGCTCGTGGCCACCCTCAAGGAGGCCCGCGCCCAGATCGTCACGCTCAAGGAGGAGATCGACCGGCTGGCGCAACCGCCCAGCGGGTACGGCGTCTTCCTGGCCCGACATGCCGACGGCACGGTGGACGTGTTCACCGGCGGCCGGAAGCTGCGGGTGGCGCTCTCTCCGTCGTTGGACGCCGACGAGCTCCAACGCGGACAGGAGGTCCTGCTCAACGACGCGCTCAACGTGGTCGACGCGTTCGGTTACGAGCGGGTCGGCGAGGTGGTGATGCTCAAGGAGCTCCTCGACAACCCGACCGGCGAGGCGAGTGACCGTGCGCTGGTCATCTCGCATGCCGACGAGGAGCGGGTGGTCCATCTGGCGGAGACGCTGGTGGGCGCCGCGTTGCGGGCCGGTGACTCGTTGATGATCGAGCCCCGGTCGGCGTACGCCTACGAGCGCATCCCGAAGAGCGAGGTCGAGGAGCTGGTGCTGGAGGAGGTGCCGGACGTCGACTACACCGACATCGGTGGCCTGCACTCCCAGATCGAGCAGATCCGCGACGCGGTGGAGCTGCCGTTCCTGCACGCGGAGCTGTTCCGCGAGCACCAGTTGCGGCCGCCGAAGGGCATCCTGCTCTACGGTCCGCCGGGTTGCGGCAAGACGCTCATCGCCAAGGCGGTGGCCAACTCGCTGGCAAAGAAGATCGCCGAGCGGCGTGGCGAGGAGAAGCACACCAGCTTCTTCCTCAACATCAAGGGCCCGGAGCTGCTCAACAAGTACGTCGGCGAGACCGAGCGGCACATCCGGTTGATCTTCCAGCGGGCCCGGGAGAAGGCCGGCGAGGGCACTCCGGTGATCGTGTTCTTCGACGAGATGGACTCGGTCTTCCGGACCCGGGGCTCCGGGGTCTCCTCGGACGTGGAGAACACCATCGTCCCGCAGCTGCTCAGCGAGATCGACGGGGTCGAGGGCCTGGAGAACGTGATCGTGATCGGTGCCTCCAACCGGGAGGACATGATCGATCCGGCGATCCTGCGGCCCGGCCGGCTGGACGTCAAGATCAAGATCGAGCGTCCGGACGCCGAGGCGGCCAAGGACATCTTCTCCAAGTACATCCTCACCGGGTTGCCGCTGCACGCCGACGATCTCGCCGAGCACGGCAACGACCCGCAGGCCACCGTGTCGGCGATGATCGACGCCGTGGTGCTGCGGATGTACTCGGAGACCGACGAGAACCGCTTCCTGGAGGTCACCTACGCCAACGGCGACAAGGAGGTCCTGTACTTCAAGGACTTCAACTCCGGCGCGATGATCCAGAACATCGTCGACCGGGGCAAGAAGATGGCGATCAAGGAGTTCCTCACCTCGGGGCGCAAGGGGCTGCGGCTGCAGCATCTGCTCGACGCCTGCGTGGACGAGTTCCGGGAGAACGAGGACCTGCCGAACACCACCAACCCGGACGACTGGGCCCGGATCTCCGGCAAGAAGGGGGAGCGGATCGTCTACATCCGTACCCTCGTCTCCGGCGGCAAGGGGACCGAGGCCGGCCGGTCGATCGAGACGGCCAGCAACACAGGCCAGTACCTCTGA